The sequence below is a genomic window from Pirellulales bacterium.
GTATTAGCATCTCATGAGCTCGTCCACGCCGAAGAATCGCCGCGATTGGGGCTTCATGGTGCGCAGCTTGCGCCATCGCAACTTTGCGTTGTTCTTCAGCGGGCAGCTCATCTCGCTCATCGGGACGTGGTTGAGCCTGGTGGCTACGAGCTGGCTCGTTTATCGGATGACGCGAGAAAGCCAGCCCGAGCACGCGGCGATGATGCTGGGAGTGGTGAATTTCGCCGCCCAGATTCCAATCTTTCTGCTGGCCCCGCTGGCCGGCGTGTGGCTCGACCGCTGGAACCGGCATCACGTGCTGCTGGCGACGCAAGTATTGTCGATGCTGCAATCGTTCGCGCTGGCGTTCTTGGTGCTGACCGATCGGACCACGCTGGGGCAGATCATCGCGCTCAACATTTTCCAAGGGATCGTCAATGCCCTGGATATCCCCACGCGGCAGGCGTTCCTGGTGCAGATGATCGACGAGCCCGAGGATTTGAGCAACGCTATCGCGCTCAACTCGTCGATGGTGCAGGCGGCGCGGTTGGTCGGCCCGGCTGTCGCAGGCTTCTTGATTTATGCGTTCGGCGAGGGGCTATGCTTTTTGATTGACGGTTTCAGCTTTCTGACCGTGCTGGCGGCGCTGTGGATGATGCGGATCGCCCCCCGACCGACCGTCCAAAAGCATATGCCAGTCACGGCCGCGCTGTGGCAGGGATTAGTTTACGCCTTCGGCTTTGCGCCGATCCGGGCACTGCTGGCGATGGTGGCCGTGGTGAGCTTGATGGCGATGTCACAATCGGTGCTGATGCCGATCTACGCTAATCAGATCATGGGCGGAGGCGAGCGCACGCTGGGAGTCCTGCTCGGCAGCGCCGGCTTGGGAGCTCTGGCGGGCGCGATTTATCTGGCGTCGCGACGCAGCGTATTGGGACTAGGGCGCGTCATCGTTTACGGATCGGTCGGGCTGGGCCTGGCCATGTTGACGCTGGCCTCGTCACGGCACATCGCCATCTCGATCGTTGCGTTGCTGGTCGCGGGAGCGTCTTTGCTGGTGCAAGCGGCTTCGAGCAACACGCTGTTGCAGACGATCGTCGACGAAGACAAGCGCGGCCGTGTGATGAGCCTGTTCGCCATGGCGTTCATGGGCATGGCCCCCTTCGGCAGCTTGCTGGCTGGAAGCGTGGCAACCGAAATCGGCATCCGCTGGACGCTGGCGATGGCCGGCGTAGTCTGCATCCTGGCGGGATTGGCGTTCGCCCTGCATCTGCGCGCGATTCGCCCCCTGATCCGGCCCATCTATATCGCCAAAGGAATCTTACCGGCCGTCGCCGCCGACCCCCAATTGCCAACCGATATCCTGGCCGACGAACTGGCAGCGCTCGGCGAAGTAGGCACGGTGAGCGGGAAACAGTCCAAACAGCGAGGGACCTAGAGCGCTTCACCAAAGCCGCTGCCCGGTGTCGTCAATCAATAAAGAAATCGGGCTGCAATTCCTGGCCGGGCTCGGTTGCGTATTGATCGAAATCGGTGACGCCGCGTTCGCGGAGCAGATCTTCGTCGATGAAGAAATTGCCCGTACACTTCCGGCTGTCGCTGGACAGAATCGCATACGCCGCATCCGCCATGATCTCTGGCTTGCGACAATGCGGGCGGGCGTGCGGCGCGAGCAGATTCTCGACCGCGGCGGTCCAGATCACGGTGCGTGGCCAAAGGGCGTTGGCCGCAATTCCCTGCTCGGCCAATTCCGCAGACATGCCCAGCACGCACATGCTCATGCCGAACTTGCTCATGGTGTAGGCAACATGCCCGGCGAACCATTTGGCTTCCATGTTCAAGGGGGGCGCCAAGTTCAAGATGTGCGCGTTGTCGCTCTTGGCCAGATACGGAATACACTTCTGCGAGCAGAGAAAGGTGCCGCGGATGTTGACCTGATGCATCAGGTCGTACCGCTTCATCGGCGTGGCGGTCGTAGGAGTGAGTGAGATGGCACTAGCATTATTGACGAGCATGTCGATGCCGCCGAATTTCTTGACCGCCTGTTCGACGGCCTCGGCGACCTGCTCTTCCTGCCGGACGTCGACCTGCAGGGCCAGGGCCTGGCCGCCGGCCTCTTCGATTTCCTTGGCGGCCGTGAAGATGGTGCCAGCCAGTTTCGGATGCGGCTCAACCGTCTTGGCCGCGATCACGATGTTCGCGCCGTCGCGCGCGGCACGCAAGGCGATGGCCTTGCCGATGCCACGGCTGGCACCCGTGATGAACATGGTCTTACCGCGCAGACTGGGCATGGGATGCTCCGCAATTCGAAATCGAGAAGAAGGAAAAATCGAGACGGGTCGGACGAGCGATCAAACCTCGGCGCTATCAATCTCCAGCGCCTTCAGTTCCCAGCATTGTCCGGGTTCCAAATCGTGGCCGCAATATAGCGGTCTGTTTTCGGCTGGTCGTGATAATAGTAAATCGTCACCACGCGGCCGTCCGGACGTTGCACGCTGCGCGGGTAGCCCACGTCGCGGCCACCGCCATCGTCGCGCAGGATAATCTCCTTACCCCAAGTGCGACCGCCGTCCTTGCTCAGCACGGCTCGCATGCCGTAAGGGGGCCGGCGGTAACCGTACGTCAGGCACACCCGCCCGTCCTGCAGGCGAAGCATGGCGCCGGGGTTGCCCTCGCCGGTGTCGGGAGCAGCGATGCCGGCAGACTGCCAACTGCCGCCGTCATCCAGCGAACGATACAGGTCGATCCATTTCTTGGGCCCCTCGTGATGACGCAGCGCTGTAAGTAGCTCGGCCGGACCGAGACGAATCGTCGAAGGCATGATCGAAAAGCCGGTCGGCTCTGGCCCAATCCACGAAATGAAACGCCACGTCTTACCGCCATCCTTGGTGCGGGCACACAGCACGCGCCCTTCTTCACGATCCGCTTTTGCCGCCGTCAGGAACAGCAGGCAATCGTCTTTGCTGTTGACGATGTAGTCCGTGCGGGCCGCGATGTTGATTTCTGGATGGTCAACGAGCGCCAAGCGGAAAGGCCCCTGCCAGGTATGGCCTCGATCGGTCGAATAGTGAAAACGCGAAGGACCGACATCGGCGTCGGTCATGCGCAGCGTCATGGCAAAATCAGGATGCGTGAAGTCGATGCCACCGGGACAATCCTGCCACGGCTTTTCGACCAGGCCTGGCGGCGTCACGCCATGCAGCGCCTTGCCGACCGGGATCAGCACCCCCTGCTTGGCCGGATTCTCGATCTTCCAAGTGCGACCGCCATCGGTGCTGCGGGCGAGCAGGTGTTCCTCGGCCCGGTCATGGTCGATATTGTGCCGCTCGAATCCCAGGTCCTTGTAATAGCCGGCGCCGAAGCCGACCAGGATTTCGTCTCCCCACGACCAGATGCCATGATTGGCCGGCCAGCCGCCAAAGCGCCCCGGCACGCGGTAGACATCGAAGTTCTCGACTTCAATCGCCACCGACCGCTGCGATGATATCGCGACGAAGGCAAGCATTGCGAAAGGCAAAACCAAAAAACTACGACGCTTCATGATGTTCATCTCGATCGTGAGGCCCAGAGGCCAGTTCGTGAGGCGGTTTACCATTGAACGCGATAGTTTAAGCGAAGCCGCAATGAGTTGCGACGTATCCCGTACCGGACATGCTTATTCCGCCCCGAACGGACGGAAAAAGCATGGCACCAGAGAATTCCGCGGGACAAACACCCTTATCGCAGGTACTTTTCCAGGTGCTTGACGAGTTCGGCGCCCTCGGCCGGCTGGCTGCGAAACCCGACATACCGATCGGGCCGGATGAGATACAGCGTGTCACGATGCACTCCGTACTGCTGCCGCAGTTCGCCGGCGCATAAATAACCAGCGCCCTCGACCGCGCTCGGGCTGACGCGCGCCATGTCGCGCGGAGCGATGATATACGACCGTATTACAGAACCGAAGCGGGCCGTGACCTGCTGCTTGATCTGTCGCAAACCATCGAGTTCTCGGACAGCATCGCCTGAAACCAATAGCAGCACATGCTCGGTAGAGCGGAAAAGATCAAAGAGACGCGTGCCTTGACCGGTCGCGCGGTCGATCAATTCTGCGTCGGGCGCTCGATCACCTGCCTTCACTCCCCCACCAGAGTGAAACCAGTGAATCGCGTGGATCGTCGAATGTTCGCCGGTAATTGGTCCGCGCCGGTAATTGATCGAAAACTCAGACAGCGTGTTGCTGATCTCGCTCTGCACGAACTGCAACGAACCAAAGAGCCGATAAAGACTGTCGCGAACTGCCTGAGCCATCGGACTGCGCAGTGTGCCGGCCTTGGTCATGATCGTGGCGTTTTTCAACACACGACGTCCGACTTTGGTCCGTTCCTGCGAATAGCTATCCAGCAGCAAGTCCTTCCCCTGGCCATGCTGAACCAGGGCCAACTTCCAAGCCAGGTTATAGGCATCCTGCATGCCGGTGTTCATCCCCTGGCCACCGGCAGGACTATGAATGTGCGCAGCGTCTCCGGCTAGAAACACGCGACCGTGACGATATGCTTCGACCATCCGCTCGTTGATGCGAAAGCCGGCCAACCAAACAGGATCCGAAACTGTAAGGCCGCCCGGACCTCGCTCGTTGACGGTCTGCTGCACTTCTTCGAGCGTCGGATCCTGGGGCCGCCCGTCAGGCGTGGTCGTGCCGAGATCGGCAATGACGCGGAACCGGCCACCAACGATGGGAAAGAACGCCAGCACGCCCTGCTTATGAAAAAAGATGCTCAACTCATCGGCCGGTAAATCTCCCTCCAGATAAAGATCGGCCAGCATCCAGTCATTCGGTTCGGCCGCGCCTGAGAAAGTAATGCCAAGTCCGTGCCGAACAGCACTGTGAGCACCATCGCAGCCAATGATCCAAGGCGTGTGAATTCGTTCTTCACTGCCGTCGGCATGACGCAAACGACTGCTGACACCCTGCTCATCGGCCGAGTAACCGATGAGCTCGGTTTGCCGCTCAATCTGCACTCCCAGTCGCGCGGCGTGCTCGGCCAGCAGTCGTTCGGTGTCGCATTGCGGCAGCATCAGAGCGTAGTTGTAAGGACTGTCCGCTTCGAACGAGACGTGTACCAGCTTTTCGCCGCCGCTGTACAGATTCGCACCGTGGGCTTGCAGTCCGGCGTCAACGAACGGCCGAACAGCCCCCATCGTGTCGAGCATCTCCATGCTGCGACTCCATACGACGAGCGCCTTCGACTTGTCGGAAGCGGTCGAGGCCTTATCAATCAGCCGACAGGTCAAGCCGTGCCGGGCCAACTCGGCCGCCATCGTCAGTCCCACCGGGCCGGCGCCCACGACCAAGGCATCAAGATTCTCGGCAGGCATCGAATGGCTCCTTCCAGGCAGTTGGGCTAGGGCTGCAAATGAATGACCGTACGATCATCGCCGCACAATGATGGTCGATGTTCGATCGTGATTTGCTCGTCAGCCGATAGGCCAATCGTTTGACCATCCAACAGCACCGGCCCACGATCGAGCAAATAATGCGCAAAATTATAGAGCCGATGGCTCAACTCATCCGGCGTCCAGTTGCAGTGCGAAACTTCAAGTTCCATTTGCTCGAACGCCGCCAGGCCGGTCGTGAAGCCAAACAGCGAGCCGTCCTCGTTGCGACCGAGGCGAATACTGATCCACAGATACAGCGGCAAACGCTCGCGCGTCATTTCCGCAGCCAGTTTGCGAAAAGCAGCTGGCTCATGCACCAGCCCTGCCTCGGGCCAGTAGATGCCGATCACCGACGGCAGTTCGCACAGTCCTGCCGCGGCCCGCGTCATGGTCATCCACATTTTCAGCCGATCGACGCGCATCGCGAATACTGTTACCAGCAAATGCGCCCGCTGCTTTTGCATCTTCGTAGCCGCTTCCGGCCAGAGCGGCGACGCAGCGACAGGCCCTGCGAGGTCCGCCCAGGGTATCGGCTTTGCTACTAGGCCGACTGCTACGTTGTACCCATCCAACTCGAACGTTACCGCCTTATCGTTGCGATCAAGTCGACTGATTGCACCCCACTCTCCCTGTGCCGAGGCAAAGGCCCGCTGCACTTCGTCGGCAGTCGGCAAGCGCTCGTCCGCAATCGCGATCATTGTCAGCGCGAATTCCATAACATCCCGTTCGGATTTGCGACGAAAAAGTAACTCGCAATCTTACTGCCGTCTGCGCTCCGCCGACTGCCGACTGTCTCAATACCACCGCCGCTTGTCGACGACGTTCAAAAGATCTTCGCCAGCAGCAAAGCGGCGCAGGTTGGCGAGCAGCACATGCAAGTGACGCTCGGCGATTTGCGGCGCCATACCAGCGACATGCGGCGTAACGATGACATTGTCGAATTGCCACAACGGATGATCCGGCGGCAGCGGTTCGATCTCGAAGACATCCAACGCAGCGCCGGCGATTTCACCGGCCGTGAGCGCCGCGCACAAATCATCCAGCCGCACGATCGCGCCGCGGCCGATGTTGATCAGATACGCACTCCGCTTCATTTGTTGAAACTGTACTCGACCGAATAGCCCCGCGGTCTCAGGCGTGTGCGGCGCCGCGATCACGACGTAATCACTCTCGGCCAGAAGTCGCGGCAGTTGGTCACTGGCCCATAGCGCGGACATGCCGGGAAGCAGCTCACCAGGCACCGGATCAACGGCCACCACGCGCATGTGGCAGGCCAGACCACGCGCGGCGATCTCGCGGCCAATCCCGCCAAAGCCAACCACGCCCAGCGTCTCGCCGGTCAATTGTCGATGTGTCAGGTCGATTGCTGTCTGCCGCCCGGCGCCGTATTGAAACCCGACGCGCGTCGTCTCACCCCCCACCGGCTCCCAACGCGCCGATTTCTGCTGGCGGATGTAGTGGTGCAGATTACGGGCAAAACAGGTGATGTACCCCAGCACCTGGTCGGCAATGCAGTCATTGAACAGCCCTCGCATGTTGGTGAGCACGGCCGGATGCTCGACAAGCTCGGGAAACAGGTAATGCTCCATGCTGGCCGTCGGGGCCTGGATCCAGCGAAGCTGCTTGGCTCGGGCCAGCAGCTCAGGCGTGATGCGTCCGAAAAAAGCATCAGCGTCGGCCATCTCGTCGCCCGCCGTGTTCTCGTCCGACGCATTGACGATCGTGGCGACGCCGGCCGTGGCGGCAATGATCTTCGCGGCACGCTCGTCTTCGACAGGCGGGTGGATGACAAGTTTCATCAGGCAGGGCTCAGGTGCGTTAGCGGATTGCTGCTTCCCGGCGGTCGCGGGCACGATATTGCTGAACGTGCCGATTGACTTCTATCGGTGCCAGCGGTGCTGGCTGGTTACCAATCTTGTGGGATGATTCTACCAATACAAAACGAATCAGCAGCGGCGCCTCGATTTCTCATCTTTCGCAGCTTCGCGCACATACCCGCAAATCGAGCCAGCTTGCTATCAAGCAAAGGCCGCAAAGTAGGCGGAAAGTCATGAAAAGCGCCTAACCGTCAAACTCGGCCCAAAGCGAAGCGTCCAATCTGCCGATCAATGACCCTGGAATCCGCACCCTCGGATTGCAGGGTTGCGCGACAAACTGCGGCGAGTATTCAAACTCCGCAGACTGTCGAAAAAGGGACAAACATGAATCAGCCTTTTATGACACAGCCATCGCGATCGCGGATGACCAATTGCATCTTGTTGGTCGCCGTGCTGGGCAGCATGCTCGGATTGAGCGGCTGTGCTCATATGTATGAAAATGTCGAGTTGGGGAAGACCTCGCTGCCCCCTAATTATCCGCACGAGTTCGAGGCGCCGGCAAATTACGGCTATTTCCCGACCCTGTGGCGCCCATGGCCAGGGGCGGAAGCCGTACCCGGCCAGACCGCGGCCAACAACAAGGAAGACGAACAGGTCGGAACTCCTGAGTCGACGGAAAACCTGCCCGAGCCCGGCACCGAACCCGGCGCCGAGAGCACGACCGAACCGGGCATGGAGAACATCTTCGACTTGCCAGAGAACGCGCCGGACATGCAGGGTGACGACCGTGGAGCAGCGGGCGAGGCTCCCGATGCCATGCTGCCCGACGACTTGATTCCTCCTGAGAATGGGCCTGCCAATCCGGACGAAGGAAAAGGCCCGAACGCTCCGGAAGAGGGCGAGACCATTCCCGACACATTGATTCCCGAGGCCGGCGCAACGCCTCCGCCCGAGACCAGCTTGCTCGAAGAACCGGCGAATCTCGAGGACATCACATTCGACGCTCCGCAAGGAAACCTGATTCCCGAAACGCCAGAACCGACTCTCGCCAAGCCGCGTCCCGGATTGATGATGCCAATCGAGCAGTCGCCACGTCCCGAAGGACGCGGGCGAGCCCCAATCGAAAATGCCATGCGGCCTGGCGTCCGCACCGGCGCCAAGGCGATGCTCATCGAACCGGAAAACGCGCTTCGCGAACTGTCCGGTGGCAAGATGAAAGCCGGCGCGATGCGTGATCCTTTCGCCGAGGGTCCGCAACTGGTGAGCGAACAGTCGGTCGACGTCGCCATGCCGACGATCATCGAGAACAAGCTGCCGCAGAGCGCCGAATCGACGCCGTGGCAAGCCGCGAAAAAAGGGAACGGCGTACGTCGCACCGCGACAACCGTCAGGGCGACCTCCGAAGGCGAAACGAGCGACTGGCGTCCGTCGCGGGCGCCTGCTACCGGCGATCGTGGCGCCGTCGCACAATCGACTCATCAACGTGCACGTGAGAACGCGTTACGACAAGTCGCGAGCCCGAAGTATCCCGAGCAACAGACGTCGTACTCGGAACCTGCGCCGCAAACGCCAACGCCGAAGCGACAGGTCGAATACACCTCGAGCGGATCGACGAACCCGCTACGCTAGTAGCGCAGAAAACACCCCCCGGCCAACTTCCCAAGGGGCCGGTTCTTCATAACGCCGCGACGTCCGATTGCCACGGTCGCGTCCTGCGATTCTTTGCCGCGCGTCGGCCTTCACGCCCCGCGTGTGGCCGTGGCCATCGGCCCAATCCGCTGCGTGTAACATCGCCCCAACTGCTCGCAATATGCCGATTTGCCGGGGATTTTGTCCCGTCGACGCCTGCTGGACAGTCGACGATGTTCATCGGCAATGATACAGTTAAGGGGAGAGAACCGGCCGGCCTGTACGGGCTGCGGGGCCGGCGAAATTCCCTGTCTTCAGGCGGTGGCCGTCCCGACTCGACAGGCGAGATGGTTCGGACGCACTATCGATTCCCGTCCCGAACCGCTGACACGGCGCGTAGACCGCGTCGTGGCTGATAGAGTGGGCTGCAGCGATTTCCGTCGCCGTTTTTCTAGCGAGCACGCGCCATGAAGCAGGACTCATCCGCCCTATCGAGCGCGATCCCTGACGAGCGCCTCGCCGAGGTCGAAGAACTGCGCGCACGAATCGCGGAACTCGAAGCCCAGGTCAACGACTATCGGCGTTTGGCCGAGCGGTTAGGTGAATTGCCCAAGGGGCGCGACGCGGAGGAACGGCCCTTCTTTCCCGCGCTTGCCGAAACCTTGGCCAAGACGCTGAACGCTAATTTCGTCGTCGTGGGTGAGCTTTGCGCAGGCAAGAACCTGATCCGTACGCCCGCGATTTTCGCACGCGGCGTCATCCTGGTCGGCGACGAATACGAATTGGCGGGCACGCCGTGCGAGAACGTCGTCGGCAAGCGCGATTGCGTCTACACCGAACGGGTTCGCGAAATTTTTCCCCAAGACAAAACCCTCGTCGAATGGGGTGTGGAAAGCTACGTCGGAACGCCCCTGTTCGACTCGCAGGGGGCACCGCTGGGCCTGCTGGCCGCGATGTGGTCGACGCCACTGGCAGACCCCGAGCCGGCGCGCACCATGCTGTCGCTGTTTGCCAACCGTGCCGCACGAGAGATCGAACGCGTCCGCGCGGACGAGGCGCTGCGCACGAGCGAAGCCCGCTTTCGTACGCTCTGCGAGGCATCTCCGATGGGGGTGTTCGAAAGCGACGAACGCGGCTTCTGCACGTACATCAGCACGCAGTGGGAGGAGTTAATGAAGCGACCGAACGAGCAACTGCTCGGCTTCGGTTGGTCGTCGTTCGTGCATCCTGACGATATTCAGCGAGCCAGGGCAGTGTGGCGCGAGGCTTCCAGCCAACGACGTCCTTATCTGGACGAATTCCGGATCGTGCTTGAGGACGGCGAGGTTCGCTGGGCACGAGCCATGGCCAAGCGCTTGGGCGATACCGAGCCGCCCAGCTACGTCGGCTGCGTCGAAGACGTCACCGATCGCAAGAATGCCGAACTGAATCAACGCGCCAGCGAGGAGCGGTTTCGCGCCTTTATGGACAACAGCCCGGCCATCGCCTTCATGAAGGACAGTGACGGTCGACGCGTATACGCCAATCTGCCGTACTTGAAACGCTTTCAGCGCGGCTCCGAAGACGTCATCGGCAAGACCGACTACGAAATGTTCGATGCCGACCTGGCGCGAAAGCTAGCGCTGAACGACGAGCGCGTGATGAGCCAAAACCGCTGCGTCCAAACAATCGAGGCCGTACCGACGGCTGACGGTGTGATGCATCACTGGTTGGTCTACAAGTTCCCGGTCGAAGCAGGATCGGGCGATCGTTATATCGGTGGCGTGGCCGTCGATATTACGGACCGACTGAATGCGGAAGAACGCCTACGCAAAGTGCTGGACGGACTCGAAAAGACCGTGGCCGAGCGGACCAGCAACCTGACGTCCGCCAATGCGAGGCTGCAACGCGAAATCCTCGAACGCGAGTCGGCTGACACGGCCCTGCAAGCAGAACAAATCTTGCTCCGCCGTTTGCTCTACCGCCAGGAAACCGATCGCAAGCTCATCGCGTACGAATTGCACGACGGGCCCGTCCAATACGTCACGGCGGCGCTGATGCATCTGGAGACGGCCCGCGATACGCTCGGAGGCGATGCGGTCACGACGAACGAGGCGTTTACCACAGCGCTCGAACTGTTACGCAATACAATTTCCGAATCGCGCCGCATGATCAACGGCCTGCAACCGATGCTGCTGGACGAGTCAGGGCTCGCGCCGGCAATCGAATGCTTGATTAACGACCACTATGATGCCCGGAAGATCACGTTCGAGCATCAGATGCGCACCGAACGTTTGACGCCGCTCATGGAAGGCATATTGTTTCGCATCTGCCAGGAAGCGCTCACCAACGCCACCAAGTACAGCCAATCGACGCAGATTCGCATCCGCCTGACGCAGGAACACGCCTGGGTGCGATTGGAGGTGGTGGATCAGGGTATCGGCTTCGATACCGAGCAGGCCGCGGCCGCCAATAGCTTCGGTTTGCGCGGCATTCGCGAGCGGGCGCGTTTACTGGGGGGACACGCCATGATCGACAGTGCCCCGGGACGCGGCACGCGCGTGGCGGTAGAATTACCCGTCACGGAAGTTTGATTTGCCTGTTGCCCGCCACCGGATTTCTCCCCCACTAGCTTCATGATGCGCCGTATTTACCTCGATAATGCCGCTACGAGCTGGCCCAAGCCCGAGGCTGTCTATCGCGCCGTCGAACACTATTTACGCGAGGTCGGCGCACCGGTCGGCCGGGGAGTATACAGCGAAGCGGTCGCGGCACAGTCGCTGGTCGACAGTGCGCGGCAAGCCATTGCCCGTTGGATCGGCGCGACTCAGGCGCGGAACGTCGTCTTCACGCTTAACGGTACCGATGCGCTGAACACCGCGATCCATGGGGCACTGGCCGACGGCGGTCACGTCGTCACGACCGTCGCTGAGCACAATTCCGTGCTGCGGCCGCTGGCCGCATTGCAAGAATCCGGCCGCGTTCAAGTCACGCGCGTGCCGTGCGACGGTTCGGGCGTGGTCGATCCGGCCGAAATTCGCCGCGCGCTGCGTCCTACCACGCGGCTCGTGGCCTTGGTCCATGCTTCGAACGTAACGGGAGTGATCCAGCCGGCCGCCGAAGTGGGACGACTGGTGCGCGAACATGGTGCATTGTTCTTGCTTGACGCGGCGCAGACCGTGGGAGAAATCGCGATCGACGTCCATCAGCTTCACGTCGATCTACTCGCCGCGCCAGGTCATAAAGGATTGCTGGGGCCGTTAGGGACAGGCTTCGTGTATATTCGTCCCGGAATCGAAGACCGCATTCCCGCCTTTCGGCAGGGGGGAACAGGCACGCATAGCGATCGTGATCGTCAGCCCCATGATCTGCCGCAAAAGTACGAGGCGGGGAACTTGAACGTGCCAGGCATCGCCGGACTGGGGGCCGGCCTGCAATGGCTGACCGAACATGGCATCGATTCCTTGCGCAGTAATGCGATTGCGCGGACGCGGCAGTTGATTGACGGGCTCTCCGAGATTAAGGGGGTTCGCCTCTACGGCCCGCGCTCGCCCGAGGCGCGCGTGGCCGTTGTCAGCATCTCGTTGGCCGGCTACGATCCGCAGGAATTGTCGGCAACGCTCGATTCGGCTTTCGGCGTGCAGGCGCGCGCCGGCTTGCATTGCGCTCCCTTGATGCATCGGATGCTGGGCACCTCGGCCGCCGGAGGGACCCTGCGCTTCAGCCCTGGCCCTTTGACCAGCAGTGAGGACATTCAGACCGCGATCGGCGCCGTGGCCGAAGTAGCGGCGCAATCACCTGTCGGGTAAAACGGCATAGCTGCGAACCGGCGCGGCTTTGCAGAACAGAACGGCGTGCCACGAGGGCGCCCGCGAATCGATTCGAGGACTGATGCAGATGGAAAAGAAGCCCTGGTACCGCGACGGATTGCGCTTCAAGTGTACGCAGTGTGGCAATTGCTGCACTGGCGCGCCTGGATACGTGTGGGTGAACAAAGAAGAGATTGCCGCCCTCGCGCGCCGCTTCAATGTCTCGGTCGAGGATTTCGAGCAGGACTACGTCCGCCAGGTCGGTATCCGCAAAAGCCTGATCGAATACGACAACGGCGATTGCGTTTTCTTCGACACCGAAGCACGCAAGTGCACCGTTTACGAAGACCGCCCACGACAGTGCCGCACCTGGCCGTTTTGGGAATCGAATGTGCGGACACCGGAAACGTGGCAAGAGACGTGCGAAGTCTGCCCGGGCAGCGGCGAGGGGAACCTGGTGCCGCTAGAAAAGATTCTCGAGCAATTGAAGGTCGTACGACTGTAGGTTTGCCGCGCCACAAAAAAAGCCGAACGCGCCGCGCGCCAGACGCGACACGTTCGAGCTAAAACGCCACCCGGTCATCTTCTTCACGGATTCGGTCGCTCAGCAGGAAGTGCTGGCCGCGCGGGGAGCGAGGGGCCGGGGTTCGGATTCGCCTGCGGCGGCACCGCTTGAACTGGCGCTGCTTGCGACGGCGCTGGCTGGGTTGGCACGACTTGAGGCGGGTTGGCCTGTTGCGCAGCGTTCAAGTCAGGTCGTTCGGTCGCCGCAGCGCCTCGCCCATCGCGCAGATTCGGGTCGACTGGCACTTGCGGCGGGTTACCAGGGACATTGCTATAGGCGCGACGCGTCCCCCGATACCCTGTGCGGTATTCAGTTCCCGCGGCGCCGGCCTGGTACGGCGACCATCGATTGTTATCGAAGTAGGTCCACGAT
It includes:
- a CDS encoding PAS domain S-box protein yields the protein MKQDSSALSSAIPDERLAEVEELRARIAELEAQVNDYRRLAERLGELPKGRDAEERPFFPALAETLAKTLNANFVVVGELCAGKNLIRTPAIFARGVILVGDEYELAGTPCENVVGKRDCVYTERVREIFPQDKTLVEWGVESYVGTPLFDSQGAPLGLLAAMWSTPLADPEPARTMLSLFANRAAREIERVRADEALRTSEARFRTLCEASPMGVFESDERGFCTYISTQWEELMKRPNEQLLGFGWSSFVHPDDIQRARAVWREASSQRRPYLDEFRIVLEDGEVRWARAMAKRLGDTEPPSYVGCVEDVTDRKNAELNQRASEERFRAFMDNSPAIAFMKDSDGRRVYANLPYLKRFQRGSEDVIGKTDYEMFDADLARKLALNDERVMSQNRCVQTIEAVPTADGVMHHWLVYKFPVEAGSGDRYIGGVAVDITDRLNAEERLRKVLDGLEKTVAERTSNLTSANARLQREILERESADTALQAEQILLRRLLYRQETDRKLIAYELHDGPVQYVTAALMHLETARDTLGGDAVTTNEAFTTALELLRNTISESRRMINGLQPMLLDESGLAPAIECLINDHYDARKITFEHQMRTERLTPLMEGILFRICQEALTNATKYSQSTQIRIRLTQEHAWVRLEVVDQGIGFDTEQAAAANSFGLRGIRERARLLGGHAMIDSAPGRGTRVAVELPVTEV
- a CDS encoding aminotransferase class V-fold PLP-dependent enzyme, with the translated sequence MMRRIYLDNAATSWPKPEAVYRAVEHYLREVGAPVGRGVYSEAVAAQSLVDSARQAIARWIGATQARNVVFTLNGTDALNTAIHGALADGGHVVTTVAEHNSVLRPLAALQESGRVQVTRVPCDGSGVVDPAEIRRALRPTTRLVALVHASNVTGVIQPAAEVGRLVREHGALFLLDAAQTVGEIAIDVHQLHVDLLAAPGHKGLLGPLGTGFVYIRPGIEDRIPAFRQGGTGTHSDRDRQPHDLPQKYEAGNLNVPGIAGLGAGLQWLTEHGIDSLRSNAIARTRQLIDGLSEIKGVRLYGPRSPEARVAVVSISLAGYDPQELSATLDSAFGVQARAGLHCAPLMHRMLGTSAAGGTLRFSPGPLTSSEDIQTAIGAVAEVAAQSPVG
- a CDS encoding YkgJ family cysteine cluster protein; this translates as MEKKPWYRDGLRFKCTQCGNCCTGAPGYVWVNKEEIAALARRFNVSVEDFEQDYVRQVGIRKSLIEYDNGDCVFFDTEARKCTVYEDRPRQCRTWPFWESNVRTPETWQETCEVCPGSGEGNLVPLEKILEQLKVVRL